A single genomic interval of Blastopirellula marina harbors:
- a CDS encoding RNA polymerase sigma factor yields the protein MPDAPLTRVTLLLRIRDAADTEAWKQFVELYGPVVYGWYRNRGLQDADACDLTQEVLQGVAQGASRLQYDPQRGTFRSWLFTIARRRMHDFLERRGRLPSSGEDTGQFQSLAAQPAADEEAEWERSYQQQLFSLAAAHVETCVEPATWQAFWRTAVEGQPGQKVAEQLQMTIGSVYVAKSRVMARLKQWIEEVQGDE from the coding sequence ATGCCGGATGCACCACTGACCCGCGTTACCTTGCTCCTGCGAATCCGTGACGCGGCCGACACCGAGGCCTGGAAACAGTTCGTCGAACTGTACGGCCCTGTTGTGTACGGTTGGTATCGGAATCGTGGATTGCAAGACGCGGATGCGTGCGATCTGACGCAGGAAGTCCTGCAAGGCGTCGCTCAAGGTGCGTCTCGTCTGCAATACGATCCGCAGCGAGGCACGTTTCGTTCGTGGTTGTTCACGATCGCTCGCCGAAGGATGCACGACTTCTTAGAGCGTCGCGGACGTTTACCAAGTTCAGGCGAAGATACCGGCCAGTTCCAATCGCTTGCCGCCCAACCTGCGGCGGATGAAGAAGCCGAATGGGAACGTAGCTACCAGCAGCAATTGTTTTCCCTGGCAGCCGCGCACGTGGAAACGTGCGTTGAACCTGCTACCTGGCAAGCTTTCTGGCGAACTGCCGTTGAAGGTCAGCCTGGGCAGAAGGTCGCCGAGCAGCTGCAGATGACCATCGGTAGCGTCTACGTTGCGAAAAGTCGCGTGATGGCCCGCTTAAAACAATGGATCGAAGAGGTCCAAGGAGACGAATAG